In a single window of the Raphanus sativus cultivar WK10039 chromosome 9, ASM80110v3, whole genome shotgun sequence genome:
- the LOC108828622 gene encoding probable protein S-acyltransferase 7 gives MYVVPPPERSDSGTKSDLRVYQSWKGSNIFFLQGRFVFGPDVRSLALTICLIAIPVTFFCIFVARNLMDDFSDYWGVSILAVAVVFTIYDIILLLLTSGRDPGIIPRNLHPPEPEPLDTNNMDAGAGQTPQLRLPRIKEVELNGITFKVKYCDTCMLYRPPRCSHCSICNNCVEKFDHHCPWVGQCIGLRNYRFFFMFVFSTTLLCIYVFAFCWVYIRKITESEHTTIWKAMLKTPASIVLIIYTFIAMWFVAGLTAFHLYLISTNQTTYENFRYRYDRRSNPHNKGVVDNFKETFCSAIPPSKNDFRAMVHGEEPPLPPRSVAGGFMSPNMGKANNDDIEMGRKAVWADMGSEEHGDAKNGNDERLHVRDRDGELGELSPDVRTTVDEQSDRHGVRRSSWGRKSGSWDMSPEVMALAARVVEQQNQNGGGSSSGSGLAAENRPT, from the exons ATGTATGTAGTGCCTCCGCCTGAGCGATCCGATTCTGGAACCAAAAGTGATCTAAGGGTTTATCAATCTTGGAAAGGCAGTAAT atatTCTTTCTACAGGGAAGATTTGTATTTGGACCAGACGTTAGATCATTGGCGCTGACAATATGCCTCATTGCCATCCCCGTTACATTTTTCTGCATCTTTGTCGCCAGGAACCTTATGGATGACTTCTCTGATTACTGGGGAGTATCTATCCTAGCTGTCGCCGTCGTCTTCACCATTTAT GATATAATTCTTCTGCTGCTTACATCCGGAAGAGACCCAGGAATCATCCCGAGAAATCTTCATCCTCCAGAGCCTGAACCCCTTGATACCAACAACATGGATGCAGGAGCTGGCCAGACTCCTCAGCTCCGGCTTCCTCGGATTAAGGAAGTTGAGCTTAATGGGATTACGTTTAAGGTCAAGTACTGTGACACTTGCATGCTCTATAGGCCGCCTCGCTGTTCTCATTGCTCTATCTGCAACAACTGCGTTGAGAAGTTTGACCATCATTGCCCTTGGGTTGGCCAATGTATAGGGCTG agGAACTACAGATTCTTCTTCATGTTTGTCTTCTCCACGACACTTCTCTGTATATACGTGTTTGCCTTCTGCTGGGTTTACATAAGGAAGATCACTGAATCAGAGCATACAACCATCTGGAAGGCAATGCTGAAAACTCCTGCCTCCATTGTTCTGATAATCTACACATTCATAGCCATGTGGTTTGTTGCTGGCTTAACAGCTTTCCATCTTTATCTCATCAGCACAAACcag ACTACATATGAGAATTTTCGATACAGATATGATCGGAGAAGCAACCCACATAACAAGGGAGTGGTTGATAACTTCAAAGAAACATTTTGTTCAGCAATCCCTCCTTCGAAGAACGACTTTAGAGCTATGGTACATGGTGAAGAACCTCCGTTGCCTCCTAGATCTGTGGCAGGTGGGTTTATGAGTCCAAACATGGGTAAAGCCAACAATGATGACATTGAAATGGGGAGGAAAGCTGTTTGGGCAGACATGGGTTCAGAAGAACATGGCGACGCCAAAAATGGTAACGATGAACGGTTACATGTTAGGGACAGGGACGGTGAGTTAGGTGAGCTGTCTCCGGACGTTAGGACAACAGTTGATGAACAGAGTGATAGGCATGGTGTGAGGCGGTCAAGCTGGGGAAGGAAAAGCGGAAGCTGGGATATGTCGCCAGAAGTTATGGCCTTAGCAGCCAGAGTAGTGGAACAACAGAACCAGAACGGTGGAGGAAGCAGCAGTGGAAGCGGTCTAGCGGCTGAGAACCGGCCTACCTAG
- the LOC108827250 gene encoding double-stranded RNA-binding protein 3: MYKNQLQELAQRSCFNLPSYTCTREGPDHAPRFKACVNFNGEIFESPTYCSTLRQAEHSAAEVALIALSSKGPSKSLTARVLDETGIYKNLLQETAHRAGLDLPVYTSVRSGPGHIPTFSCTVKLAGMSFSGESAKTKKQAEKNAANAAWFSLRRMPSLDSPVEKRGEEKEREVVARVLSRFRPKEVRRREPNQSRRRTKDKTTTGDLMSEKLRLINPYTNEPSSSMKHHQTLPPRFRPSKFEEHAGIKESIDDSKTEMMISKSFPLPITNSISSSSMERNCYSKLLPFPEMFQKLAPAVNIRSVIPVCSAPPPKPNPIKHIT; this comes from the exons ATGTACAAGAATCAGCTGCAAGAGCTAGCACAGAGAAGCTGTTTCAACCTCCCATCATATACTTGCACAAGAGAAGGACCAGATCATGCTCCAAGATTCAAAGCTTGTGTAAACTTCAACGGTGAAATATTTGAAAGCCCTACTTACTGTTCCACACTCAGACAAGCTGAACACTCAGCTGCTGAAGTTGCTCTCATTGCTCTCTCTTCGAAGGGCCCTTCAAAGTCTCTAACTGCTAGAGTTCTT GATGAGACAGGGATCTACAAGAACCTGCTTCAAGAGACAGCGCATAGAGCTGGTCTTGATCTACCGGTTTACACAAGTGTGAGATCAGGACCTGGTCACATCCCAACGTTCTCTTGCACTGTGAAGCTTGCTGGAATGAGTTTTAGTGGAGAGTCAGCAAAGACCAAGAAGCAAGCTGAGAAGAATGCAGCAAATGCAGCTTGGTTCTCCTTGAGAAGAA TGCCAAGCTTGGACTCTCCGGTAGAGAAGAGAggtgaagagaaagaaagagaggtaGTTGCAAGAGTCCTCTCAAGGTTTAGACCCAAAGAAGTGAGAAGAAGGGAGCCTAATcagtcaagaagaagaacaaaagacAAAACAACCACAGGAGACTTGATGTCTGAGAAGCTCAGATTGATCAACCCGTACACCAATGAACCTTCATCATCAATGAAACACCACCAAACACTACCACCGAGGTTCCGGCCATCGAAGTTTGAAGAACATGCAGGGATAAAAGAGAGCATAGATGACTCAAAGACAGAGATGATGATATCCAAGTCGTTTCCTTTGCCTATTACTAACTCAATATCGTCTTCATCAATGGAGAGAAACTGTTACAGCAAGCTCTTGCCCTTTCCTGAAATGTTTCAGAAGCTCGCTCCAGCTGTTAATATTAGATCAGTGATCCCAGTTTGCTCAGCTCCTCCACCAAAACCTAATCCAATCAAACACATCACTTAG